A stretch of the Aspergillus puulaauensis MK2 DNA, chromosome 6, nearly complete sequence genome encodes the following:
- a CDS encoding SMP-30/gluconolactonase/LRE family protein (COG:S;~EggNog:ENOG410PWWF;~InterPro:IPR011042,IPR013658;~PFAM:PF08450) has product MKPQHVLTATTAVSSLSTSLGSATPIPNIVSIPAEYTYLLPAGFQGNLTQDFILTDVDDPTITALLSQAQVAPFISYSAEFTNLLGSATLDTIVAPSDTDFPYSWAGEAGIWLPDLNQVWCTATYDRPASLYIISLDTNTVTKFEGPLAGPAGGYYFNGTVYLALTGDATGPAGVVAIDPRTHKVTPVVNSYFGLELPPVDDLVVTYTGGQKHMYFTSLSLDIFDLYIGRGAAVLPNAVWRFSPETRSLVPIIPRADVFSPNGIAANREFTHLYVTDSSATATVGGGAAYNMTSSPAIYRYDLSAEGTVSNKVLLGFAREGVPDGLKIDDHGRIWTAEYEGIVVRSPAGRVLGVFNKQVMLGTAEPTIEITNFALAGDTLVVLAVDRVHTVTLTETVMEKGRFSVPGL; this is encoded by the exons ATGAAGCCCCAACACGTTTTGACAGCCACCACGGCCGTCTCCAGCCTGTCCACCTCTCTGGGCTCTGCcacccccatccccaacatTGTCTCCATTCCCGCAGAATACACATACCTGCTCCCCGCCGGGTTCCAAGGAAACCTCACTCAAGACTTCATTCTCACCGACGTCGACGACCCCACAATCACCGCTCTCCTCTCACAAGCCCAAGTCGCCCCCTTCATCTCCTACAGCGCAGAATTCACCAACCTGCTCGGCTCCGCAACACTCGACACCATCGTCGCCCCCAGCGACACAGACTTCCCGTACTCTTGggctggcgaggctggcATCTGGCTCCCGGACCTCAACCAAGTCTGGTGCACAGCGACATACGACCGCCCGGCCTCTCTGTATATCATATCGTTGGATACTAACACGGTGACCAAGTTCGAGGGCCCGCTCGCGGGGCCGGCAGGCGGATACTACTTTAACGGCACTGTCTACCTTGCCCTAACAGGTGACGCGACGGGGCCAGCGGGTGTCGTTGCGATCGATCCGCGCACGCACAAGGTCACGCCTGTTGTTAACTCATACTTTGGACTCGAATTGCCGCCCGTCGACGATCTCGTCGTTACCTATACCGGCGGACAAAAGCACATG TACTTTACCTCGCTGTCGCTGGACATCTTCGATCTGTACATTGGCCGTGGCGCTGCAGTCCTCCCCAACGCAGTATGGAGATTCAGTCCAGAGACCCGCAGTCTTGTACCGATTATTCCTCGCGCCGACGTCTTCTCGCCGAATGGCATCGCCGCCAATCGAGAGTTTACGCACCTCTACGTCACTGACTCCTCG GCAACCGCAaccgtcggcggcggcgcagcCTACAACATGACAAGCTCACCGGCAATATACCGATATGACCTCTCCGCCGAGGGGACAGTGAGCAACAAAGTGTTGCTGGGCTTTGCGCGCGAAGGCGTCCCCGACGGCCTCAAAATAGACGACCATGGCCGGATCTGGACAGCCGAGTACGAGGGGATTGTGGTGCGCAGCCCTGCGGGGCGCGTGCTGGGGGTGTTTAATAAACAAGTGATGCTGGGCACCGCGGAGCCGACGATTGAGATTACCAATTTTGCGCTGGCGGGCGATACGCTGGTTGTTCTGGCGGTGGATCGCGTGCACACGGTTACCCTGACTGAGACGGTTatggagaaggggaggtTTTCGGTGCCTGGGTTGTAG
- a CDS encoding NAD(P)-dependent oxidoreductase (COG:I;~EggNog:ENOG410PMM2;~InterPro:IPR029154,IPR015815,IPR036291,IPR006115, IPR008927,IPR013328;~PFAM:PF03446,PF14833;~go_function: GO:0016491 - oxidoreductase activity [Evidence IEA];~go_function: GO:0050661 - NADP binding [Evidence IEA];~go_function: GO:0051287 - NAD binding [Evidence IEA];~go_process: GO:0055114 - oxidation-reduction process [Evidence IEA]) yields MGFRMAVNLRKKMPSAATLYIHDIVPAACHRFATENSHNGPIVVASSAAEVAAKCRTLLTIVPTSQNVQQVYLDPVTGVVAAPPNAARLMLECSTIEIAATREIGERVMKSGAGVYVDTPVSGGARGAEEGTIAFLVGHPGPNPDLALPATDTESKGNSGDGGHDIPRRIKDTVGYMGLASRVNFCGSLGSGLVGKIVNNYISINNVLSLAEGMAFGIRHGVDKMALYNCVKASSGDSWVLENKNSVPGVIARSPASNGFLATFPARMVVKDLSLGIQAAQAVGIDPSMGRNALVRFQEADEDLRTTNLDCTSVWLHLNNMVDEWLTESAQK; encoded by the exons ATGGGCTTCCGCATGGCCGTGAACCTGCGCAAAAAGATGCCCTCCGCAGCAACGCTCTACATCCACGACATCGTCCCTGCCGCATGCCACCGCTTCGCGACCGAAAACAGCCACAATGGACCGATAGTCGTTGCGAGCTCCGCCGCAGAAGTCGCCGCGAAGTGCCGCACCTTGCTCACCATCGTGCCCACGAGTCAAAATGTCCAGCAGGTGTACCTGGACCCCGTCAccggggttgttgcggcgcCGCCCAATGCGGCACGGTTGATGCTCGAGTGTAGCACCATTGAGATTGCGGCGACGAGGGAGATTGGTGagagggtgatgaagagtGGCGCGGGGGTGTACGTTGATACCCCAGTGTCGGGCGGCGCCCGCGGCGCAGAGGAGGGGACGATTGCGTTCCTTGTTGGACACCCAGGGCCGAATCCTGATCTTGCCCTGCCAGCCACTGACACCGAGAGCAAGGGTAACAGCGGTGACGGTGGCCACGACATCCCCCGCCGCATCAAAGATACAGTAGGCTACATGGGCTTGGCCTCGCGTGTGAACTTCTGCGGCTCCCTAGGGTCCGGGCTGGTGGGCAAGATTGTGAACAACTACATCTCTATTAACAATGTGCTCTCGCTGGCCGAGGGGATGGCCTTTGGGATCCGGCACGGGGTCGACAAGATGGCGCTGTACAACTGCGTCAAGGCGTCGAGCGGGGACTCGTGGGTGCTCGAGAACAAGAACTCGGTCCCTGGTGTGATTGCGCGGTCACCGGCCAGCAATGGGTTCCTGGCAACGTTCCCGGCGCGCATGGTTGTTAAGGATCTGAGCTTGGGGATTCAGGCTGCGCAGGCTGTGGGGATTGATCCAAGCATGGGCAGGAATGCGCTGGTGAGGTTTCaggaggcggatgaggaTCTCAGGACTACG AATCTTGATTGTACGTCGGTCTGGTTGCATCTGAACAACATGGTGGACGAGTGGTTGACGGAGAGTGCGCAGAAGTAA